The proteins below are encoded in one region of Podarcis raffonei isolate rPodRaf1 chromosome 8, rPodRaf1.pri, whole genome shotgun sequence:
- the LOC128419691 gene encoding 40S ribosomal protein S15-like → MAEVEQKKKHTFWKVTYRGVDLDQLLDMSYEQLMQLYSACQCQQLNRSLRCKQHSLLKWLCKAKKEALPMEKPEVVKTHLRDMIILPEMVGSMAGVYNGKTFNQVEIKPEMIGHYLGEFSITYKPIKHGRTGIGATHSSHFIPLK, encoded by the coding sequence ATGGCGGAAGtggagcagaagaagaagcaTACTTTCTGGAAGGTCACCTATCGGGGTGTTGACCTTGACCAGCTCCTCGACATGTCCTACGAGCAGCTGATGCAGCTGTACAGCGCCTGCCAGTGCCAGCAGCTCAACCGCAGCCTGCGCTGCAAGCAGCACTCCCTCCTCAAGTGGCTGTGCAAGGCCAAGAAAGAGGCCCTGCCCATGGAGAAGCCAGAGGTGGTCAAGACCCACCTGCGAGACATGATTATCCTTCCAGAAATGGTGGGCAGCATGGCTGGCGTGTACAATGGGAAGACCTTCAACCAGGTGGAAATCAAGCCTGAAATGATCGGCCACTATTTGGGAGAGTTCTCCATCACTTACAAGCCCATTAAGCACGGCCGAACTGGAATCGGGGCCACCCACTCCTCTCACTTCATTCCTCTGAAGTAA